In the genome of Tropicibacter oceani, one region contains:
- a CDS encoding tyrosine-type recombinase/integrase produces the protein METPNLPAIRALRPAWNKGRIVGQKRPLKPKHVWAIRVRLELAENHRDLALFNMAIDSKLRGCDLVRMKVVDVMSSGQIKERASVLQSKTQKPVRFEISEGTRASVEKWMEDELMVGSEYLWPGRFHERLHISARQYARIVRDWVTSIGLEASAYGTHSMRRTKVTQIYKKTGNLRAVQLLLGHTKMDSTVRYLGVELEDALAIAEAIEI, from the coding sequence ATGGAAACACCAAACCTACCAGCCATTCGCGCGCTAAGACCCGCATGGAACAAGGGACGTATCGTTGGCCAGAAACGACCACTGAAACCAAAACACGTCTGGGCGATCCGCGTCAGACTTGAACTTGCGGAGAACCATCGAGACCTCGCGTTGTTCAACATGGCGATCGACAGCAAACTGCGTGGATGTGACCTAGTGAGGATGAAAGTTGTCGATGTCATGTCGTCTGGTCAGATCAAAGAACGGGCATCGGTGCTTCAAAGCAAAACACAGAAGCCCGTTCGATTTGAGATATCAGAAGGTACGCGCGCTTCGGTCGAAAAGTGGATGGAAGACGAGCTCATGGTCGGGTCCGAGTATCTTTGGCCAGGCCGGTTTCACGAACGCCTTCACATTTCCGCCCGCCAATATGCCCGCATTGTCCGGGACTGGGTCACATCAATTGGCCTAGAAGCCAGCGCATATGGCACGCATTCGATGAGGCGGACGAAGGTGACGCAGATTTACAAGAAGACGGGCAATCTTCGTGCCGTTCAGCTTCTCCTTGGACACACCAAGATGGACAGCACAGTCCGGTACTTGGGCGTCGAACTTGAGGATGCCTTGGCGATTGCGGAAGCTATTGAAATCTAG
- a CDS encoding TIR domain-containing protein: MPGAAYIVFDGDNDGWAYRYMNGWTANRNIDFKYQNAHDLDTMTSRAQNEEYVKSKLRERMRQSTAVVVLVGDKTKNLYKFVRWELELALELGLPIIAANLSKKNGQDDARCPAIIRDKGCVVHIPYTLEALKFAMANWPGGFRKLSRAEINGGWRYYPKFD; encoded by the coding sequence ATGCCCGGAGCAGCGTACATAGTATTTGACGGCGATAATGACGGTTGGGCATACCGCTACATGAACGGCTGGACAGCAAACCGGAACATCGATTTTAAATACCAGAACGCCCACGATTTGGACACGATGACAAGCCGCGCCCAGAATGAGGAGTATGTTAAGTCCAAGCTCCGAGAGAGGATGAGACAGTCTACAGCCGTTGTGGTACTTGTCGGCGATAAAACTAAGAATTTGTACAAATTCGTCCGATGGGAATTGGAGTTAGCTCTAGAGTTGGGGCTGCCGATAATTGCTGCGAATCTAAGCAAGAAAAATGGGCAGGATGACGCAAGGTGCCCAGCAATCATTCGGGACAAGGGCTGCGTCGTACATATTCCCTACACACTTGAGGCGCTTAAGTTCGCGATGGCCAATTGGCCCGGTGGCTTTAGAAAACTGAGCCGTGCTGAAATCAACGGTGGATGGAGATACTATCCGAAATTTGACTGA
- a CDS encoding nucleotide-binding protein encodes MQGLDKLLKELDQAQKALARLDGSLATVEFDPNQPGSIQAAITKMEGAVDASIAAYSRNPMVRELTDGIKGNLREQIEQRAAKARTMAGDRREENERMDGTIFRKIENTIDDLKWADMNTFDRHIKKLSSLLKSDEVVELSDELVGLVDLDAWLTAGEATQGGMVGSAELDWPVDPREELGMTIALAHWFADKPDRAIDFAHTFYNSGGRKITPELQGMVAQVFVPFGRDFIDHVKQETGIVELTTIPERTASTARKVFVVHGHSEAAKEKMARFLSRLDFEPIILHEQASGNRTVIEKIEANSDVGFAVVLLTPDDVGGPMDGNTQPRARQNVILELGYFVGKLGRSRVAVFKQGDVEVPSDFGGVVYIQLDGAGAWQQALGKELKEAGFEVDWNEIMT; translated from the coding sequence ATGCAGGGGTTGGACAAACTTCTTAAAGAACTCGATCAGGCGCAGAAAGCGCTTGCACGCCTCGACGGCAGTTTGGCGACTGTTGAATTCGATCCCAACCAACCTGGAAGCATTCAAGCCGCCATTACAAAGATGGAAGGCGCGGTAGACGCAAGTATCGCGGCCTACTCTCGCAATCCAATGGTTAGAGAGCTGACTGATGGAATTAAAGGCAACTTGAGAGAACAGATTGAACAGCGCGCTGCAAAGGCGCGGACAATGGCCGGAGACAGGCGAGAGGAAAATGAGCGCATGGACGGTACAATTTTTCGAAAGATCGAAAACACGATTGATGACTTGAAGTGGGCAGACATGAACACTTTCGATCGTCACATTAAGAAGCTGTCCAGTCTGCTCAAGTCCGATGAAGTTGTTGAATTGTCGGACGAGCTGGTTGGGCTGGTGGACTTGGACGCATGGCTGACCGCTGGAGAAGCCACACAAGGTGGTATGGTTGGCAGTGCGGAACTAGACTGGCCAGTTGACCCACGCGAAGAGCTCGGCATGACAATTGCACTAGCGCACTGGTTCGCGGACAAACCTGATCGAGCCATCGACTTCGCTCATACCTTTTACAACAGCGGTGGTCGAAAGATTACACCTGAACTTCAAGGTATGGTGGCGCAAGTTTTCGTACCATTTGGTCGCGACTTCATCGACCACGTAAAACAAGAGACTGGCATAGTGGAGTTAACCACCATCCCCGAACGAACAGCATCGACGGCACGTAAAGTGTTTGTTGTTCACGGCCATAGCGAAGCCGCCAAAGAGAAGATGGCGAGATTTCTGTCTCGCCTAGATTTCGAACCGATCATTTTGCACGAACAAGCAAGCGGAAATCGTACCGTGATCGAAAAGATCGAAGCCAATAGCGATGTTGGATTTGCTGTAGTCTTACTGACGCCTGATGATGTGGGCGGACCAATGGACGGAAACACGCAGCCGCGTGCGCGCCAAAACGTGATATTGGAGCTAGGTTACTTCGTCGGAAAACTTGGCCGTTCGCGTGTGGCCGTTTTCAAGCAAGGCGATGTGGAAGTTCCATCTGATTTTGGTGGAGTGGTGTATATTCAGCTTGATGGGGCCGGGGCATGGCAACAAGCTCTAGGAAAAGAGCTCAAAGAGGCTGGTTTCGAGGTCGATTGGAACGAAATCATGACGTAG
- a CDS encoding DUF4231 domain-containing protein, whose product MSAPDLEYPALYDSANNGSIKAQRRFLRTIRLEYFLLFCVSVASATRGMSGINPLIITLLLVVLAGLFVFKIFKRLDQDWYRCRALAESVKTSTWRFSMRAHPFEDTSSIAIPKANFRNLLKDILKANRHIAANLETPVTEQVTESMDEIRKLSLDQRMEYYVKNRIDNQRTWYSKKSKANKNALTCWFTAIISLYVIAAMALNAERLGLPWATLAFDPLIVIVTSALGWLQMKRHGELMASYNLTAHEIGIIRGNSESVQTEEALSDFINEAELAFSREHTQWVARRDAT is encoded by the coding sequence TTGAGCGCGCCCGATCTTGAATACCCAGCGCTATACGACAGCGCGAACAACGGCTCGATCAAAGCACAGCGTCGATTCCTGAGAACGATTAGGCTGGAATACTTCCTGCTGTTCTGCGTCAGCGTGGCAAGCGCCACGCGTGGGATGTCCGGGATCAACCCGCTCATCATTACGTTGCTGCTGGTCGTGCTGGCGGGTCTTTTCGTATTCAAAATTTTCAAGCGGCTAGATCAAGACTGGTACCGCTGTCGCGCGCTTGCTGAATCGGTCAAGACGTCTACATGGCGATTTTCAATGCGTGCGCATCCGTTTGAGGATACGAGCAGCATTGCGATTCCGAAGGCAAATTTCAGAAACCTCCTAAAAGACATATTAAAAGCCAACAGGCATATTGCGGCAAACCTTGAAACTCCGGTGACGGAGCAGGTCACTGAATCGATGGACGAGATCAGGAAATTGTCGCTCGATCAGCGGATGGAATACTACGTCAAAAACAGAATTGATAATCAGCGGACATGGTACTCTAAGAAGTCGAAGGCAAACAAGAATGCCCTTACATGTTGGTTCACGGCCATCATCTCCCTGTACGTCATTGCAGCGATGGCGCTGAATGCGGAGCGGTTGGGTCTTCCTTGGGCAACGCTCGCATTCGACCCTCTGATTGTCATTGTGACCTCGGCCCTCGGCTGGCTGCAAATGAAACGGCATGGCGAGTTGATGGCGAGTTACAATCTCACTGCCCACGAGATCGGAATTATTCGCGGCAACTCGGAGTCAGTGCAAACAGAGGAAGCACTCTCTGACTTCATCAATGAAGCGGAGCTAGCATTTTCGAGAGAACATACACAGTGGGTCGCTAGGCGGGATGCAACCTAA
- a CDS encoding TIR domain-containing protein — MSTRLFISHSWSYSERYNAMVNLLNNRPYFNFTNYSVPETKAFGPMARYKMEEELRSQIRPVNCVIIIGGMWANHSDWIKFEMDFANSINKPVLGVRPRGAQVMPVAVAQASDLVVNWNSDSIVAGIRQIT, encoded by the coding sequence ATGTCGACTCGGCTCTTTATCAGCCATTCGTGGTCATACAGCGAACGCTACAATGCGATGGTGAACTTGCTTAACAATCGCCCGTATTTCAACTTTACCAATTACTCCGTACCAGAAACTAAGGCTTTTGGGCCTATGGCGCGGTACAAGATGGAAGAAGAGCTGCGCAGTCAAATTCGTCCGGTCAACTGCGTGATCATCATCGGCGGGATGTGGGCCAACCACAGCGACTGGATCAAGTTCGAGATGGACTTCGCAAACAGCATCAACAAACCGGTGCTTGGTGTGCGCCCGCGCGGAGCGCAGGTCATGCCGGTCGCGGTTGCTCAGGCATCCGATTTGGTGGTGAACTGGAACTCGGACTCCATCGTTGCAGGCATAAGGCAGATCACTTGA
- a CDS encoding TRAFs-binding domain-containing protein translates to MVIGTEGGKCEFAAKQRGLPVITKADLRLKRPNPTYRLLWQPLNLYDSLNRIIGAFVMGDAQKICFVVMGFGKKTDYESGRLLDLDATYEAIIQPAVETSGYRCIRANEILHSGVIDVRMYEMLLRADLVVADISTGNVNAVYELGVRHALRPFSTIVMKEKQGKLHFDLDHTATFMYEHLGEDIGSREAKRAQADLGALIGDISENPRPDSPVYTYIPFLRQPTFTDEEFEKVLVDAEEAQEKFSTLLTKAEEAADASDHLTAAKKFKALLEMRPQNPYLRQQTALHTYKSKQPSEPLALMRALTILEPLEPEKSNDPETLGLSGAIYKRLWSHNDDPATLDQAIQYYEKGFELRGDYYNGENAATCIEVRAGLQEDENEALYDRMTAKKIRTTIVEELLSVADSAEFAERSDQVWVYATLANCLFALGQNVDAQKFETLFFEQKPADWQQETYQTEKDKVLKVHKPEG, encoded by the coding sequence ATGGTGATCGGCACAGAGGGCGGGAAGTGTGAATTCGCTGCAAAGCAGCGGGGGCTTCCTGTGATCACCAAAGCAGACCTTCGATTGAAGCGGCCGAACCCGACATATCGATTGCTTTGGCAGCCACTCAACCTTTACGATAGCCTCAATCGAATAATAGGTGCTTTTGTTATGGGCGACGCTCAAAAGATTTGCTTTGTAGTGATGGGGTTTGGAAAAAAGACCGACTATGAATCTGGCCGTCTTCTTGATCTGGATGCGACTTACGAGGCAATAATTCAGCCTGCGGTTGAGACAAGCGGTTATCGATGCATCAGGGCCAACGAGATTTTACACTCTGGTGTGATAGATGTTCGAATGTACGAGATGCTTCTGCGAGCAGACTTGGTGGTCGCAGACATTTCAACCGGAAATGTGAATGCAGTTTACGAACTTGGCGTGCGACACGCATTGCGCCCATTCTCAACTATTGTGATGAAGGAGAAACAAGGGAAACTGCACTTCGACTTGGATCACACAGCCACATTTATGTATGAACACCTTGGCGAAGATATAGGTAGCCGTGAAGCCAAGAGAGCTCAGGCCGATCTTGGAGCCTTAATTGGCGACATCTCTGAGAACCCGCGTCCGGATAGTCCAGTCTACACGTACATCCCATTCTTACGCCAACCGACTTTCACAGATGAAGAGTTTGAAAAGGTTTTGGTCGACGCCGAAGAAGCTCAAGAGAAGTTTTCGACTCTTCTGACGAAGGCTGAAGAAGCTGCGGATGCGTCGGACCACTTGACGGCAGCAAAGAAGTTCAAGGCGCTGCTGGAGATGCGACCCCAGAACCCATATCTCCGACAACAAACCGCTTTGCACACCTACAAATCTAAGCAGCCTTCAGAGCCGTTGGCCTTGATGCGTGCGCTAACGATCTTGGAGCCGTTGGAACCGGAAAAGTCTAATGATCCAGAAACCCTTGGCCTGAGTGGTGCAATCTATAAGAGGCTGTGGAGTCATAACGATGATCCAGCGACGCTGGACCAAGCAATACAGTACTATGAAAAGGGTTTCGAACTCAGAGGCGACTATTATAACGGGGAAAATGCGGCCACCTGCATCGAGGTTCGGGCAGGACTACAAGAAGACGAAAACGAAGCTCTGTACGATCGCATGACCGCTAAGAAGATACGAACGACTATCGTCGAAGAATTGTTGTCAGTAGCGGACAGTGCAGAGTTTGCAGAACGCTCGGATCAAGTCTGGGTGTATGCCACTCTCGCAAACTGCTTATTTGCTCTGGGGCAGAACGTGGACGCCCAGAAGTTTGAAACGTTGTTCTTCGAACAGAAACCAGCTGATTGGCAGCAAGAAACCTATCAAACTGAGAAAGACAAGGTATTGAAAGTACACAAACCTGAAGGATAG
- a CDS encoding AAA family ATPase, producing MPKIRFADVNFRRLGAPERYEVEDRLKKFLANFRAERHPARSLRHIPAEDRDKIERRVVAYFEAVHRASGMGHLDRSDREKMEAFRGGVDLIEIKSEHQADEIASALHTEMPWMAAATERVWHDLRSSVRRGDAGPRISPLLLLGPPGIGKSHWARLLGEHIGVPTTTIEATSEPASFVVSGSQRGWSSAEPGKAVQSVMASKIANPVIVVDEIDKAGSPQSTSGRSFDLAEGLLPLLERTTAQGWACPYFRVKFDMSWIIWVLTANSLQGLTQPFLSRCPPLELPSLSLDHLKGFAAREGARRGLPMDAVDAVQEVIDAIRQPQLLSLRNVLRLLDAVEVTFHQPVLH from the coding sequence ATGCCCAAGATACGTTTCGCCGACGTCAACTTCCGCCGCCTGGGAGCCCCGGAGAGGTACGAAGTCGAAGACCGCCTGAAAAAGTTTCTCGCGAACTTTCGTGCCGAGCGACATCCGGCGCGCTCCCTGAGGCACATCCCTGCTGAAGACCGCGACAAGATCGAACGCCGGGTCGTCGCGTACTTCGAGGCCGTCCATCGCGCGTCCGGCATGGGACACCTTGACCGCAGTGATCGCGAGAAGATGGAAGCTTTCCGCGGTGGCGTCGATCTCATCGAAATCAAGAGCGAGCATCAGGCGGACGAGATCGCGAGCGCCCTGCACACCGAGATGCCCTGGATGGCTGCTGCGACAGAGCGGGTCTGGCATGACCTTCGCTCGTCAGTGCGCCGGGGTGATGCGGGGCCACGCATATCGCCACTGCTCTTGCTTGGTCCACCGGGGATCGGCAAGAGCCATTGGGCCCGTCTCTTGGGGGAACACATCGGGGTTCCGACCACAACCATCGAAGCAACTAGCGAACCGGCCTCATTCGTGGTGAGCGGCTCACAGCGTGGCTGGTCGAGCGCCGAGCCGGGCAAGGCCGTTCAATCCGTCATGGCGTCCAAGATCGCCAACCCTGTCATCGTGGTTGATGAGATCGACAAGGCTGGGTCACCGCAGTCGACGAGTGGGCGATCCTTCGATCTGGCCGAAGGCCTCCTGCCCCTGCTGGAGAGAACTACGGCCCAAGGTTGGGCGTGCCCATACTTCCGGGTGAAATTCGACATGTCCTGGATCATCTGGGTTCTGACCGCCAACAGCCTGCAGGGGCTCACGCAGCCGTTCCTGAGCCGCTGCCCACCACTGGAACTGCCGTCCTTGTCGCTCGATCACCTGAAGGGCTTTGCTGCTCGGGAAGGAGCCAGACGGGGCCTGCCGATGGATGCCGTAGACGCCGTTCAAGAGGTAATCGACGCCATCAGGCAGCCGCAGCTGCTCAGTCTCCGGAACGTCCTCCGGCTGCTGGATGCCGTTGAGGTGACCTTCCACCAGCCGGTGCTGCACTGA
- a CDS encoding lytic transglycosylase domain-containing protein, producing the protein MFARRAFLLSLLSLPIACSAPAPKKAAPSKERFDPPLYPNETPELRALINQWSDHYDLPRPLVHRLAIRESSHRPGARNGPYWGLFQILPQTARTMGFKGRNEELLDAGTNLKYALKYLKGAYVVADGNHDAAIGWYAKGYYYEAKRKGLLVETGLRPG; encoded by the coding sequence ATGTTTGCCCGCCGTGCGTTTCTGCTGAGCCTGCTCAGCCTGCCCATCGCCTGTTCGGCCCCCGCCCCAAAGAAGGCGGCCCCATCAAAGGAACGGTTCGATCCGCCGCTGTACCCCAATGAAACGCCGGAATTGCGGGCGCTGATCAACCAGTGGTCGGACCATTATGACCTGCCCCGCCCATTGGTGCACCGGCTGGCCATCCGTGAAAGCAGCCACCGGCCGGGCGCGCGCAATGGCCCCTATTGGGGGCTGTTCCAGATCCTGCCGCAGACCGCGCGTACCATGGGGTTCAAAGGCCGGAACGAAGAGTTGCTGGATGCCGGAACCAACCTGAAATACGCGCTGAAGTATCTGAAGGGCGCCTATGTGGTGGCGGATGGCAACCATGATGCGGCCATCGGGTGGTACGCCAAGGGCTATTACTACGAGGCCAAGCGCAAGGGTCTGCTGGTGGAAACCGGGCTGCGGCCGGGCTGA
- a CDS encoding SDR family oxidoreductase translates to MSGTLLSLGHGYSASALSRNLLPQGWTILGTTRSADKAEQIRATGVQPVLWDEQSLSKALEQCTHLLISAGPDDQGDPALRLLHDQIAARAPDLHWAGYLSTTGVYGDHHGAWIDEATPLTPSTSRGAARVQAEAAWGAIAHLPLHVFRLAGIYGPGRGPFSKVRNGTARRIVKPGQVFSRIHVDDIAQVLEASIKAPNPGAVYNLCDDDPAPPQDVIAHAAQLLGLPVPPEIPFEQADLSAMARSFYSESKRVSNARIKDELGVTLLYPDYRAGLAALLHAESA, encoded by the coding sequence ATGTCCGGCACACTCCTTTCCCTGGGCCACGGCTATTCGGCCAGCGCCCTGTCCCGCAATCTCCTGCCGCAAGGCTGGACGATCCTTGGCACCACGCGCTCGGCCGACAAGGCAGAGCAGATCCGCGCCACCGGCGTGCAGCCCGTCCTGTGGGACGAACAGAGCCTGTCAAAGGCGCTGGAGCAATGCACCCACCTGTTGATTTCCGCCGGGCCCGACGATCAGGGCGACCCGGCGCTGCGCCTGCTGCATGACCAGATCGCCGCCCGCGCCCCTGATCTGCACTGGGCCGGCTACCTGTCGACCACCGGCGTCTACGGCGACCATCACGGCGCCTGGATCGACGAGGCAACGCCCCTGACCCCATCGACCAGCCGCGGGGCCGCACGCGTTCAGGCCGAGGCCGCCTGGGGCGCCATTGCACACCTGCCGCTGCACGTCTTTCGCCTTGCCGGGATCTATGGTCCGGGGCGCGGGCCGTTTTCCAAGGTCCGAAACGGCACCGCGCGGCGTATCGTCAAACCGGGGCAGGTGTTCAGCCGCATCCATGTCGACGATATCGCCCAGGTGCTCGAAGCCTCGATCAAGGCGCCCAACCCCGGCGCGGTCTACAACCTGTGTGACGACGACCCCGCCCCGCCGCAGGACGTGATCGCCCATGCCGCGCAACTGTTGGGGCTTCCGGTGCCGCCGGAAATCCCCTTTGAGCAGGCCGACCTGTCCGCGATGGCGCGCAGCTTTTATTCCGAAAGCAAGCGCGTCTCGAATGCGCGCATCAAGGACGAGCTGGGCGTGACCCTTCTGTACCCCGATTACCGCGCCGGGCTGGCCGCCCTTTTGCACGCCGAAAGCGCCTGA
- a CDS encoding exopolysaccharide biosynthesis protein — protein MPAPVNGPLKGPPESLTQLLDAVQPQGDEDHVSVGDMLERVGGRSFPAVIMVPAVLLVSPLSGIPGTPTLGALIVLICAFQGLLGRDHLWLPGLLTRRSVSSGKLQKAVNWLRRPAAFMDRHSKGRFHLLTAGPMRLLAFAISIVIALSWPVLELLPFFTSFSAGATAMIMFGLMTRDGAYLLAGYVQSAVIFVLLVTIWTGLV, from the coding sequence ATGCCCGCCCCGGTGAACGGTCCGCTGAAAGGCCCGCCCGAAAGCCTGACCCAGCTGCTGGATGCCGTCCAGCCGCAAGGCGACGAAGATCACGTATCGGTGGGCGACATGCTGGAACGCGTCGGCGGGCGGTCCTTTCCGGCGGTGATCATGGTGCCCGCGGTGCTGCTGGTCTCGCCGCTGTCGGGCATTCCGGGCACCCCGACGCTGGGCGCGCTGATCGTGCTGATCTGCGCCTTTCAGGGACTTCTGGGGCGCGATCACCTGTGGTTGCCGGGGCTTTTGACACGGCGCAGCGTGTCCTCGGGCAAACTGCAAAAAGCGGTGAACTGGCTGCGCCGTCCGGCCGCCTTCATGGACCGTCACAGCAAGGGCCGGTTTCACCTGCTGACCGCCGGGCCGATGCGGCTGCTGGCCTTTGCCATTTCGATCGTGATCGCCCTGTCCTGGCCGGTGCTGGAACTGCTGCCCTTTTTCACATCCTTCAGCGCCGGGGCCACCGCGATGATCATGTTCGGCCTGATGACGCGCGACGGCGCCTACCTGCTGGCAGGCTACGTGCAAAGCGCCGTGATCTTCGTGCTGCTGGTGACGATCTGGACGGGGCTGGTCTAG